Within the Ochrobactrum sp. Marseille-Q0166 genome, the region CGCGATTGCAGCGCGCGTACGCCGCCCATGCGCACCGCGTCTTCGTCTTCTACAAGAAGTACAGTTGCCGATCCGGAAAGATCGGCGGCCTTTTCTGCCTTCTTCTCCTTGACCGCCACGGGCGCATTGTCTGCACCCTTTTCTTCAATATGGCGTGGCAGGAAGATTTTGAACGTCGTGCCTTTGCCAACTTCGGAATCGCAATAAATGAAGCCGCCAGTTTGTTTGATGATGCCATAGACCATCGAGAGGCCCAGACCAGTGCCTTTGCCGACTTCCTTTGTCGTGAAGAATGGCTCAAAGATTTTTTCGAGCACATCGGCTGGGATACCCGTACCGCTGTCTTCAACTTCAAAGACCACATAGTCCGCTTCAGGAAGGTCGCGATAATTGAGCTTGGCTGTTTCGTTTGCTTTTACATTGCGGGTGCGCAGTGTGATCTCGCCGCCCTCCGGCATTGCGTCGCGGGCGTTTACGGCGAGATTGACTGCAACCTGCTCAAACTGACCGAGATCGGCCTTAACGGGCCAGACATCGCGTCCATGTTCGATCTTGAGGGCTATATCCTTTCCGACAAGACGCGCCAGAAGCATACGCAGATCGGCCAGAACGTCGGTAAGATCGAGAACCTCCGGGCGCAGCGTCTGACGACGCGAGAACGCAAGCAGTTGCCGCACGAGCGAGGCCGCACGGTTGGCGTTCTGCTTGATGTTCATGATGTCCGGGAAGGATGGGTCGGAAGCACGGTAGTTGCTCAGCAGCAAATCCGACGACATGATGATCGCGGTCAGCACATTGTTAAAATCATGCGCGATACCACCAGCGAGCTGGCCCACAGCCTGCATTTTCTGGCTTTGGGCCATCTGATTTTCAAGCGCCTTCTGCTCCGTGGTTTCCACCGCAGAAATAATCGCAGCTTCCTCGCTTGTTTCACCCAAATCAGTTACGGCACTCATATAGAACCGAATGTGGCGCTCTTCATTTCCCGGCAGGACCGTATCGACAGGGGAAATGCTGGCTTGACCTGCAAAGGCTGCAGCCAGTGCCTTGTTAAAGGTTTCACGGTCACGTTCATGAACGACATTTTCAAGCTTCACGCGGTTATCGACCGCATCACGATCAACCACAGGGGCAAAAATATCGAGGAAACGTGCATTTGTCCGCAGCGTATGACCTTCAGCATCCACTGCCGCAATGGCCATTGGAGCCGAATTGAAGAAGCGCGTGAAGCGCACTTCAGCGGAACGTAATGCTGCTGATGAATCTTCGCCTTCGGCGCGATCGAGCACAATCGTACGACTTGTGCCCCGTGTCCCATCACGAGCGGCCTGAACGCGGTGATAAAAGCGCACTGCAAGGCTCTGGCCATTGCGCTTGATCAGATCAAGGTCGATTACCGTATTGCGGCTGGTGCCCGGCTCTGCCTTAACAGCCTTGATCAAGGCCATGCCACTCCCGGCAACAATGTCATTGAGCGTAAGCGAGCCGGGTGTGAATTGAGTCAGATCAACGCCCAGCCATTCGGCAAGCGTTGCATTAAGATAGATGATCCGGCCCGACGGGTCCGCCGAGAAGAAGCCCGCAGGTGCGTGGTCAAGGTGGTTTATTGCTTCCTGCAATTCCTGAAAGAATCGCTCCTGTTCAGCGCGTTCGTTGGAAATATCTGCAATCTGCCAGGCGACGAGTTGCCCCTTGAAATCGTGACCACCATCAACCGGGCGCGCTTTGATTCGATACCAGACAGGCTCTGCCGAACTTTGACCTTCACGCGCGAGACCGCCTGAAATTCTCACTTCTTCCTGCGCGGAAAGACCGTCGCGAACTGCATTGGTCAGGCGATAGATAGCGTCGGATGCGGCCGGTTCGTTAGTTAGAATATTATCGAGTGAGCGCACGCCGTCAGCAGTCGCTACGCCTGTCATTCCTGCATATGCATTGTTTGCATAAACGATCTGGCCACGGGCATCCGAAATCACGGTCCCTTCAGGCAATGTATCCATGAAGGTGTGTGCGAGATCCTGTCCGCCATGTCGCTGGCTGAACTGGATAAGCCCGGTTGCCGCGCCAAAGAGATAGAAAACGCCAATCATGGACAGTATGCCCATCAAAACGATAGCAAAACCATCGCCTAACTGCTCACGGAAAACAAAATAAACGAGCGCTGCCGTCGTTAATACAATACCGATGATCAAAAGTCGCAAAGCCGAACTGGAGCCACGCTTCGGCATGACGAGCGGTTTCGGATAATTATCGTCCGTTAGTCGCGACATCAGGCCCACTGCCCTTTCCTGCTGTTTAGCTGAATAGCGAGAACATACATGTGTCCGCGCGCTGTTTGTTTCAGCTCAAGCGCTATCTTATTCATCGAGCAAAACCAATCACGTTCCCTGAATCGTTTTCTGACTTTTATGACTTCTGCCAGAATTACATTCATATTGCAGGGTATATACGATTCGCAGAATGCGTTAATTGCCCCGCAGTACAAGCTTTTGGGCGTTAGAATTGGTCAAACGAACGCGTTTTGCACTGTTTTGGCTGGGGATCATATGTTTCTCTTAAATCAATGGAACATTCCCAAGTCGTGCAAATTAAACTAATGTTTGGTGAAATATCTGTCGTCACGATAGGTGGTTGCGCGGGGAATTGTGGCCTCCATCCATTGGACACTACTGGTTTTAGTATGAGAGGGTTACCCGCATGAAGGAATGGCTCAGCGGTTTTGTTGGGGAAAGCGCGGCAAATATTGTCGGCTTTATCCTTATTTTTGCGATCATTCTTGGCGGAATTTTCGTTGTTTTGAGTATTATACGCCGATTTAGCGGCGGAACTTTTGCCACGCCCGGCCGTACAGGACGCCAGCCAAGACTTTCGGTGATGGATGCAGCGGCCGTCGATAGCCGTCGTAAGCTCGTGCTTATTCGTCGCGATGATGTTGAGCATCTTCTGCTTATCGGAGGCCCAACGGACGTCGTCGTTGAGCAGAATATAGTGATGGAAGCGCGCGCAAATGCGCGATTACAGCCATCGCGTATCGAGCCGGAACATATAGAGCGTTTCCGTCAGCACGAAGAAAATGTATCTTCGGACATAAAGGAAAGACAGATACTTGCACAACCTGTTCAGCAGCAGTTGACCAGGGAAGAGACTATTCAGCTCAACTCGCCAATTGAACCAGATATCGATGAAAAACCTCAACCTGTACGCCAGTCACCTGTGATTCATCCATCTCAGGAAGCAACACAGTTTCGTGCGCCTCCGCGTGCGCCTCTCACTCCTTCTGCCCCCCCTAAAGTCGAAGCGCCAGTTGCTGCGGCTCCGACCCGCCCTCAACCACCTCGCCCTGCCCCGAGTTATCCGCCACAGCCCCGCACAGTTCTCCCGGCAGTGAACACGCAGGAACAGTCGCAAGCACCACGCCTGCATCCCGCTTATCCGCTAAGCCAGGTTTCGCGTGGAGTTTTGAGTTCAACGTCCGGCTTAGGAGCTGGGGCAGCGGCGGCGGCAGCAGTTGTTGCAGCCGATCTCGGCAGTGTAACGCCCGAGCGTGAAGCTGCACCCAATGTAAAAGCCCCTGCACCGGATACAGCTGATATTCAGCAAAGCCCGGCCATCGCTACGTCATCAGCACCCAACTTTATTCCCGCTGCACCTAAATCGGAACCTGAGTTCGCTTCTTCGGTTTCAGAATCAGAATCTAATGATGGCCTAGAAGATCTCGGCGGTGCCTTGCATGATGCGATCATGGCGGATCTCGAAACTGAGAGCGCTGATGCTTCTGGCAATAAAGAGCCTGAAATGTTTGAAATCGATATTCTCGAGGAGGAACTTTTGGGGTCGCTCGACATAACTGCCGATGGCGCCAAGCCGGACGACAGCATTGAAGACGAAATGGAAAAGTTGCTCGGTGAACTTACAAGTGGTGAAACGCGCAAATTCTGATTTGAGAGTTTCACTGCAAAGGGCGTCTGCAGAAATGCAATCGCCCTTTGTTTTACCCTGTACAACAAAGAAAAAAGGCTGCGTAAAACGCAGCCTTACAAATTTCTTTTCGACTGAAATCGATCAATCGTCGCGATAGACCTTTTCGCGGCGCTCATGACGCTCTTGTGCTTCAATGGAAAGCGTTGCGATTGGGCGTGCGTCCAGCCTTTTTAAACTGATCGGGTCACCGGTCTCCTCACAAAAACCGTAAGTCCCCTCGTCAATACGGCTCATGGCTGCATCGATTTTTGAAATCAGTTTGCGCTGTCTGTCACGAGCGCGAAGTTCAATTGCCCGATCCGTTTCGGAGGATGCCCTATCCGCCAGGTCCGGGTGATTTGCATTTTCCTGCTGCAGCGCATCGAGGGTTTCGCGCGCTTCGCGCAGAATATCATTCTTCCATGCAATAAGCTTTGCACGGAAGTAAGACTTCTGCCGTTCATTCATGAACGGCTCGTCTTCAGTGGGCCTATAGTCAAGGTCGATCAATTCACTCATTCTGAATTACCCCACAT harbors:
- a CDS encoding PAS domain-containing sensor histidine kinase gives rise to the protein MSRLTDDNYPKPLVMPKRGSSSALRLLIIGIVLTTAALVYFVFREQLGDGFAIVLMGILSMIGVFYLFGAATGLIQFSQRHGGQDLAHTFMDTLPEGTVISDARGQIVYANNAYAGMTGVATADGVRSLDNILTNEPAASDAIYRLTNAVRDGLSAQEEVRISGGLAREGQSSAEPVWYRIKARPVDGGHDFKGQLVAWQIADISNERAEQERFFQELQEAINHLDHAPAGFFSADPSGRIIYLNATLAEWLGVDLTQFTPGSLTLNDIVAGSGMALIKAVKAEPGTSRNTVIDLDLIKRNGQSLAVRFYHRVQAARDGTRGTSRTIVLDRAEGEDSSAALRSAEVRFTRFFNSAPMAIAAVDAEGHTLRTNARFLDIFAPVVDRDAVDNRVKLENVVHERDRETFNKALAAAFAGQASISPVDTVLPGNEERHIRFYMSAVTDLGETSEEAAIISAVETTEQKALENQMAQSQKMQAVGQLAGGIAHDFNNVLTAIIMSSDLLLSNYRASDPSFPDIMNIKQNANRAASLVRQLLAFSRRQTLRPEVLDLTDVLADLRMLLARLVGKDIALKIEHGRDVWPVKADLGQFEQVAVNLAVNARDAMPEGGEITLRTRNVKANETAKLNYRDLPEADYVVFEVEDSGTGIPADVLEKIFEPFFTTKEVGKGTGLGLSMVYGIIKQTGGFIYCDSEVGKGTTFKIFLPRHIEEKGADNAPVAVKEKKAEKAADLSGSATVLLVEDEDAVRMGGVRALQSRGYTVHEAASGVEALEVLEELNGQVDIVVSDVVMPEMDGPTLLRELRKKHPDIKFIFVSGYAEDAFARNLPSDAKFGFLPKPFSLKQLATAVKEMLEKED
- a CDS encoding flagellar biosynthetic protein FliO, with the translated sequence MKEWLSGFVGESAANIVGFILIFAIILGGIFVVLSIIRRFSGGTFATPGRTGRQPRLSVMDAAAVDSRRKLVLIRRDDVEHLLLIGGPTDVVVEQNIVMEARANARLQPSRIEPEHIERFRQHEENVSSDIKERQILAQPVQQQLTREETIQLNSPIEPDIDEKPQPVRQSPVIHPSQEATQFRAPPRAPLTPSAPPKVEAPVAAAPTRPQPPRPAPSYPPQPRTVLPAVNTQEQSQAPRLHPAYPLSQVSRGVLSSTSGLGAGAAAAAAVVAADLGSVTPEREAAPNVKAPAPDTADIQQSPAIATSSAPNFIPAAPKSEPEFASSVSESESNDGLEDLGGALHDAIMADLETESADASGNKEPEMFEIDILEEELLGSLDITADGAKPDDSIEDEMEKLLGELTSGETRKF
- the dksA gene encoding RNA polymerase-binding protein DksA, which codes for MSELIDLDYRPTEDEPFMNERQKSYFRAKLIAWKNDILREARETLDALQQENANHPDLADRASSETDRAIELRARDRQRKLISKIDAAMSRIDEGTYGFCEETGDPISLKRLDARPIATLSIEAQERHERREKVYRDD